The Ooceraea biroi isolate clonal line C1 chromosome 1, Obir_v5.4, whole genome shotgun sequence genome has a window encoding:
- the LOC105280306 gene encoding solute carrier family 35 member G1, translating to MSEHVELQHLVDGDVESNSTNHKRKFSTLLCKSCPYLGLVLATLSSLFFSLCSVIVKSLVEVNPVELAIFRFLGVLLPAIPIVIYKGEHPFPKGRRLILILRSFIGTTGLMLSFYAFRHMPLADASVVVFSVPVFVAIFARIFLKEPCGLFNVVTVCLTLIGVILITRPPLIFGHTVESLSDGDINPGHADLWGAVAAFSATLFGANAYVLLRALKGLHFSVIMTNFGSFALVQTTLISWAIGALCLPRCGTDRLLVVALALFSFAGQILLTLALQMEQAGPVAIARSTDIVFAFFWQVLFFNEIPNRYSVGGAILVTSSVLLTGLRKWALSLPETSNIKKSLGILMI from the coding sequence ATGTCGGAGCATGTGGAATTGCAACATTTAGTCGACGGTGATGTAGAGAGCAACTCAACGAATCATAAAAGAAAGTTCTCTACTTTACTATGTAAATCGTGTCCCTATCTGGGCCTGGTATTAGCGACACTCTCGTCTCTGTTCTTCTCATTATGCAGCGTTATTGTTAAAAGTCTGGTAGAGGTGAATCCTGTAGAACTGGCCATCTTCCGATTTCTGGGGGTGCTGTTGCCAGCCATACCAATTGTGATTTACAAGGGTGAACATCCTTTTCCAAAGGGGCGTAGACTAATACTTATCCTAAGAAGTTTCATCGGTACGACGGGACTTATGTTGAGCTTTTACGCGTTCAGGCACATGCCGCTGGCTGATGCCTCTGTTGTTGTGTTTTCCGTTCCTGTGTTCGTCGCGATATTCGCACGGATATTTCTGAAAGAGCCGTGCGGACTATTCAACGTTGTTACCGTGTGCTTGACACTGATTGGCGTGATCTTAATAACGCGACCGCCACTGATCTTTGGTCACACCGTGGAATCTCTTTCGGACGGGGATATTAACCCGGGGCATGCGGACCTGTGGGGAGCCGTGGCTGCTTTCTCGGCTACGCTATTTGGCGCGAATGCGTACGTCTTACTACGCGCACTGAAAGGTCTTCACTTCTCCGTTATAATGACAAATTTCGGATCATTTGCCTTAGTACAGACTACACTTATATCGTGGGCTATCGGTGCGTTATGCTTACCGCGCTGTGGTACAGATAGACTTTTGGTTGTGGCGCTCGCACTGTTTAGTTTCGCAGGCCAGATCCTGCTGACTTTAGCTCTTCAGATGGAACAAGCCGGTCCAGTGGCCATAGCAAGATCCACGGACATTGTCTTTGCATTTTTTTGGCAggtgttattttttaatgagatacCAAATCGATATTCAGTAGGGGGTGCTATACTAGTCACGAGTTCAGTTTTGTTAACGGGTCTTAGAAAGTGGGCTCTTTCATTGCCTGAAACatctaatattaaaaagtctCTCGGAATCTTGATGATATAG
- the LOC105280309 gene encoding transport and Golgi organization protein 2 homolog, which translates to MCILFVYRNPNADAGSYRLIVASNRDEAYRRPASAAHYWEKHPECLGGIDMEPGKEGGTWLALSMKGKAAVILNLVMPEGKTNLPKKGRGSLISNFVISNDSMEPYLNKLHAENSNGQPYNPYCLVLLDLNNADIHYLSSNVTSSGPQMCHDNIIGVGNSGIECPYKKVEKGKEEFRHIVQNVNTSKQDNLIDELINFLKSEKRCLPDPELQRRSPNQYEELSSIFITGTEYGTRTHSVLLVDGSNQVTFVEETLMPNSTWKRQSFQNKLIHMY; encoded by the exons ATGTGCATCCTATTTGTCTACCGCAATCCGAATGCTGATGCTGGATCCTATCGATTGATAGTGGCATCGAATCGAGATGAAGCATACAGACGTCCTGCGTCAGCGGCTCACTACTGGGAGAAACATCCTGAATGTTTGGGAG GCATTGACATGGAACCTGGTAAGGAAGGAGGAACCTGGTTGGCTTTGTCGATGAAAGGAAAAGCTGCTGTAATCTTGAATCTAGTTATGCCAGAAGGTAAAACAAATTTACCAAAAAAGGGTCGCGGTTCCTTGATAAGCAACTTTGTTATTTCTAATGATTCCATGGAACCATATTTGAACAAATTGCACGCAGAAAATAGTAATGGACAACCTTACAATCCTTATTGTTTGGTTTTGCTAGACTTGAa taatgcagatatacattatttaagtAGCAACGTAACGTCCTCAGGGCCACAGATGTgtcatgataatattataggCGTTGGAAATAGTGGCATAGAGTGTCCATATAAGAAAGttgaaaaaggaaaggaagaaTTTAGACATATTGTACAAAATGTGAATACGTCGAAACAAGATAATCTCATCGACgaacttattaattttctcaaatcGGAGAAAAG ATGCCTACCAGATCCCGAATTACAGAGAAGATCTCCAAACCAGTACGAGGAACTTAGTTCGATTTTTATTACTGGAACAGAATATGGTACAAGAACGCATTCTGTGTTATTGGTCGATGGTTCAAATCAAGTAACATTCGTAGAAGAGACCCTTATGCCTAATTCTACATGGAAACGACAAAGTTTTCAGAATAAGTTGATACATATGTATTGA